One Glycine max cultivar Williams 82 chromosome 8, Glycine_max_v4.0, whole genome shotgun sequence genomic window, CAATATGTTGTTCTTCATCCCTCTGATGAACAGGCGGATTTAAAGCACTAGCATCTTCACCAACACTACCATCAACAACATTTGCTTCCAACTCTTGCTGATCTTGATTACTTGACAACGACTCGTGATACTCGCGTCTAGCTTTCCTTCTTAGATATCTCCTATGAGTACTCCGACTGACAGCCGGCATCCAATCACCAGCATTGTCATCAACCCCTCCCTGCGACGCATCAATTCCATCAGCCACCATCGTCTTCCCCTCAatctttatctcttttttcttaGGCAGATATCTCCTTGGCTTCGTCAAACCATTCTGACCACCCTCCTGAATCCCCAAATCAGCTTCACTCACAGGCTCCACGGAACCATCCACAGAATGCTCATCTTGAGAAACAATGTTCAAGCTAAGGTCCTGCAAAGGAAGGATCCTGGAATTGGAATTGGACGCGTCCTCGGCATGTTCCAACGCCTCCCACTCATCCAAATTGGGCACGTTAGAACCCCATCCAGGCAAGTCCTTCTCAGGCAACCTCTTCACATTGACCATTTGCACAGGAGGAGGGGCATCCCTGATATGTTTTGTCCCATGAATTTGACCCTCCAAAGTATAAGTCAAAGCTATGAGCTTGATATCAACATCAGAAAGAGTTTGTAGGTCACCGGTAGCCCTAGCAAATTTaacaactacaaaaaaaaaatgttttaagttAGAATTAAAACTGTCCGATACATAAATTGAAGCTACAAACAACGGGCTATTGAATTTTAGGGTTAGGGAAAATTGGGGATACCTTTGTTGATGGATTCGGAGGAGGGTTCCATGGTTTGGATGGTGAAGGGGAGGAAAGAGAGTTTGTGGCGGGAAACGGGGTCGCGGATTTCCTCCATGACTTCGGGGATGGAGATGAACTTGTCGGCGAGGCCGTGGAGCTTTTCGCCGGATTCGATGACTGCGTTGGCGTCCACGACGGCTACGGAGATGGCATTGGGGGAATCGCTGGTTTCCACCAACACTCGCTCGGTGTGCTGCTGCGGTGGAGGTGGTGGCTGCTTCTTGACCACGTTGCTCCAGCATGATGCCGTCGCTGGAACTGAAGACGGAGTTTCCTCCATGCtatgcagagagagagagagagagaggcgtGCACAACACAACAGAAGAGGGTTAGTGTGTTTAGATCGCTAAACCCTAGAAGGCTAGAAAAGAACGGAGGAATGGTGCACAGTGCActgctttttttattaaatattttatttataaagttattacttattactattaaatcatttttatattttttttaatattacgattttaaagtttattttctatacacttaaaatgtttataatttaaaaatatattataaaaatcaataaattaattatatataatattcttaATAAGATGATAatgtattttgttataattttttaattttaactttttattccttggttgcaaatatattatattcaacctcaagaagaaaataataagtaaaattgtGATTTCCTTGCATGGGACTTAGTGTTGGagtgcttttttaaaaaataaaaaataa contains:
- the LOC100785714 gene encoding RNA-binding NOB1-like protein, whose translation is MEETPSSVPATASCWSNVVKKQPPPPPQQHTERVLVETSDSPNAISVAVVDANAVIESGEKLHGLADKFISIPEVMEEIRDPVSRHKLSFLPFTIQTMEPSSESINKVVKFARATGDLQTLSDVDIKLIALTYTLEGQIHGTKHIRDAPPPVQMVNVKRLPEKDLPGWGSNVPNLDEWEALEHAEDASNSNSRILPLQDLSLNIVSQDEHSVDGSVEPVSEADLGIQEGGQNGLTKPRRYLPKKKEIKIEGKTMVADGIDASQGGVDDNAGDWMPAVSRSTHRRYLRRKARREYHESLSSNQDQQELEANVVDGSVGEDASALNPPVHQRDEEQHIENAVLEDGKVVKENKDNESIYEIMQQMRLEEGSLEVLDEESKPSSFPKELQSDNAGLVETASDGNATVVNKPCDSGTDTIDGQSNQLEIASQTSEVADFSCADDDDSDQSWVVRSLSESSVACITGDFAMQNVLLQMGLRLLAPGGTQIHQLHRWILKCHACYTVTGEIGRIFCPKCGNGGTLRKVAVTVNENGIVLAARRPRVTLRGTKFSLPLPQGGRDAVSKNLILREDQLPHRVLYPKTKKANKQDDDFFTPDSVFSHHTDKKAPFQPPVRKAMAVFGGRRNPNDNHYSRSKHK